From the genome of Glycine max cultivar Williams 82 chromosome 2, Glycine_max_v4.0, whole genome shotgun sequence, one region includes:
- the LOC100775395 gene encoding uncharacterized protein isoform X1, with amino-acid sequence MAVTLRSTTNNFLPLSSSNCWLSNGSPYAGRKVSDFHCVLLSKWWSSRKGCLIRHDVLSSSNHGLLGFRKCYSVFSKPRRGLHLLPFASSDDGVTVNGSLQASSGTDLEKMRVKLNRSLEDEEFCDGLVQALYDATRVFELAIKEHKSFSRMSWLSTAWLGVDQNAWVKALSCQAAVYSLLQAASEISSQSDGRDRNVNVFVQKSLLRLSAPLESLIREKLSAKHPEAYEWFWSEQVPAAVTSFVNKLEGDGRFTAAIALSGKNMGLSSASDISLLLLALICIAAIAKLGPSRVSCSQFFSMITEITSSLMDMLVGLIPVSQSYNSIKNIGLHREFLVHFGPRAASCRAKEKWGSEEVVFWVNLAQKQLQQAIDKEKIWSRLTTSESIEVLEKDLAVFGFFIALGRSTRSFLLTNGFDTLDDPIEDFIRYLIGGSILYYPQLSSISSYQLYVEVVCEELDWLPFYPGITSVTKQSHMHRSKQEGPPNAEAVRQAFDVCSHWMQSFIKYSTWLESPSNVKAAEFLSTGHKKLMECMEELGMIRDRALETEAKKAVLRRRSTVQSTIKESGSFDEALKSVEETVIRLEKLLQELHVSSSSSGKEHLKAACSDLEKIRKLWKEAEFLEASFRAKADSLQEGVDSGRTYTPVGEEDEYIKGKSRKNANVRVDRSKRNVGKSRGFWSIFGRPVTKKPGLESDVDPYENNIELSAPNLGVVDQEPNEIHRFELLRNELIELEKRVQRSAYQSENNEDLLVIDDGAPYSDDAGGIQMARVEKKENILEKSFGKLKETGTDVWQGTQLLAIDVAAAMGLLRRALIGDELTEKERKTLKRTLTDMASVVPIGVLMLLPVTAVGHAAMLAAIQRYVPSLIPSTYAPERLDLLRQLEKVKQMTASDMGSDEEVDEDK; translated from the exons ATGGCAGTTACATTGCGCAGCACCACCAACAACTTTCTTCCGTTAAG CTCTTCAAATTGTTGGCTTTCGAATGGTTCCCCTTATGCAGGGAGAAAAGTGTCGGACTTTCATTGCGTACTATTGAGTAAATGGTGGAGTTCTAGAAAGGGATGCCTTATACGACATGATGTTCTATCGAGCAGTAATCATGGTCTGTTGGGCTTTAGAAAATGCTATTCGGTTTTTTCTAAACCTAGAAGGGGGTTGCACTTGTTACCATTTGCCTCCTCTGATGATGGCGTGACTGTAAATGGGAGCCTCCAAGCTAGCTCCGGTACTGACCTAGAAAAAATGAGGGTGAAACTGAATAGGTCACTGGAAGATGAAGAGTTTTGTGATGGACTTGTCCAAGCTTTATATGATGCAACCAGGGTTTTTGAACTGGCAATTAAAGAACATAAATCGTTCTCACGAATGTCCTGGTTATCAACAGCCTGGCTTGGGGTAGACCAAAATGCATGGGTGAAGGCACTGTCTTGTCAG GCTGCTGTGTACTCCTTATTGCAAGCTGCAAGTGAAATTTCATCTCAAAGTGATGGTAGAGACCGAAATGTCAATGTATTTGTTCAAAAGAG TTTGCTAAGGCTCTCTGCTCCCCTGGAGAgtttaattagagaaaaattatCAGCCAAACACCCTGAAGCATATGAATGGTTTTGGTCTGAGCAAGTACCAGCTGCAGTGACATCCTTTGTTAATAAGTTAGAAGGGGATGGACGCTTTACTGCTGCCATTGCATT GTCTGGAAAAAATATGGGTTTAAGTAGTGCAAGTGACATATCACTTCTTCTGCTTGCACTAATATGTATTGCTGCAATTGCTAAACTTGGCCCGTCAAGAGTTTCTTGTTCGCAATTCTTTTCAATGATAACAGAGATAACCAGTAGTTTGATGGACATGCTGGTTGGTTTGATTCCTGTAAGTCAATCATataattctataaaaaatattggtcTGCACAGAGAATTTCTTGTACATTTTGGTCCTCGGGCTGCCTCATGTAGAGCAAAAGAGAAGTGGGGTTCAGAAGAGGTTGTTTTCTGGGTAAATCTTGCTCAGAAGCAGCTACAGCAAGCTATTGATAAGGAGAAAATATGGTCAAGATTGACAACATCTGAAAGTATTGAG GTCTTGGAGAAGGATTTGGCTGTTTTTGGGTTCTTTATTGCTTTAGGCAGAAGCACAAGATCATTTCTTTTGACAAATGGTTTTGATACTCTAGATGATCCAATTGAAGATTTCATCAG ATATCTTATTGGAGGCAGTATTTTATACTACCCTCAGCTCTCATCCATTAGTTCATATCAATTGTACGTGGAG GTAGTTTGTGAAGAGTTGGATTGGCTTCCATTTTATCCGGGAATCACCAGCGTTACAAAACAATCTCATATGCATAGAAGTAAACAAGAAGGCCCTCCCAATGCTGAAGCAGTGCGCCAGGCTTTTGATGTTTGCTCTCATTGGATGCAGAGCTTTATTAAATACAGTACATGGCTGGAGAGCCCTTCAAATGTGAAAGCAGCTGAGTTTCTGTCGACGGG GCACAAGAAGTTGATGGAATGCATGGAAGAACTTGGGATGATTAG ggatagggCATTGGAGACTGAAGCCAAGAAAGCAGTTCTTAGACGTAGATCTACAGTTCAGTCAACTATAAAAGAGTCAGGTTCTTTTGATGAG GCATTGAAGAGTGTTGAAGAAACTGTTATAAGACTTGAAAAGTTGCTTCAAGAGTTGCATGTATCAAGCTCTAGTTCTGGAAAAGAGCATTTGAAAGCAGCCTGTTCTGACTTGGAGAAAATACGGAAACTTTGGAAAGAAGCTGAATTCCTGGAGGCATCTTTTAGAGCAAAAGCTGATTCTCTGCAAGAG GGGGTTGACAGTGGTCGGACCTACACACCAGTTGGTGAAGAGGACGAGTATATAAAAGGGAAAAGCAGAAAGAATGCTAATGTAAGGGTGGACAGGAGCAAAAg AAATGTTGGAAAATCCCGTGGATTCTGGAGCATCTTTGGACGTCCTGTCACCAAAAAGCCTGGCTTGGAGTCTGATGTGGATCCTTAT gaaaataatattgaaCTGTCTGCACCAAACCTAGGGGTTGTGGACCAAGAACCCAATGAAATCCACCGCTTTGAGCTTCTGCGAAATGAGCTAATAGAACTTGAGAAACGAGTTCAAAGAAGTGCCTATCAATCAGAAAATAATGAA GATTTACTGGTTATTGATGATGGTGCCCCATATAGCGATGATGCTGGGGGTATTCAGATGGCCAGggttgagaagaaagaaaatatccTGGAAAAATCTTTTGGCAAACTAAAAGAAACAGGAACG GATGTCTGGCAAGGAACTCAGCTTCTCGCCATTGATGTTGCTGCTGCCATGGGTTTACTTAGAAGGGCATTGATAGGGGATGAATTGACTGAGAAGGAGAGGAAAACACTTAAAAGAACCTTGACTGACATGGCTTCGGTTGTTCCTATTGGTGTTTTGATGCTTCTTCCA GTTACTGCCGTTGGGCATGCAGCAATGTTGGCTGCTATTCAGAGATATGTACCATCTCTA ATTCCATCCACTTATGCACCAGAGAGGTTGGATCTCTTGAGGCAGCTTGAGAAAGTAAAGCAAATGACAGCCAGTGATATGGGCTCAGATGAAGAAGTGGATGAAGATAAATGA
- the LOC100775395 gene encoding uncharacterized protein isoform X2 encodes MRVKLNRSLEDEEFCDGLVQALYDATRVFELAIKEHKSFSRMSWLSTAWLGVDQNAWVKALSCQAAVYSLLQAASEISSQSDGRDRNVNVFVQKSLLRLSAPLESLIREKLSAKHPEAYEWFWSEQVPAAVTSFVNKLEGDGRFTAAIALSGKNMGLSSASDISLLLLALICIAAIAKLGPSRVSCSQFFSMITEITSSLMDMLVGLIPVSQSYNSIKNIGLHREFLVHFGPRAASCRAKEKWGSEEVVFWVNLAQKQLQQAIDKEKIWSRLTTSESIEVLEKDLAVFGFFIALGRSTRSFLLTNGFDTLDDPIEDFIRYLIGGSILYYPQLSSISSYQLYVEVVCEELDWLPFYPGITSVTKQSHMHRSKQEGPPNAEAVRQAFDVCSHWMQSFIKYSTWLESPSNVKAAEFLSTGHKKLMECMEELGMIRDRALETEAKKAVLRRRSTVQSTIKESGSFDEALKSVEETVIRLEKLLQELHVSSSSSGKEHLKAACSDLEKIRKLWKEAEFLEASFRAKADSLQEGVDSGRTYTPVGEEDEYIKGKSRKNANVRVDRSKRNVGKSRGFWSIFGRPVTKKPGLESDVDPYENNIELSAPNLGVVDQEPNEIHRFELLRNELIELEKRVQRSAYQSENNEDLLVIDDGAPYSDDAGGIQMARVEKKENILEKSFGKLKETGTDVWQGTQLLAIDVAAAMGLLRRALIGDELTEKERKTLKRTLTDMASVVPIGVLMLLPVTAVGHAAMLAAIQRYVPSLIPSTYAPERLDLLRQLEKVKQMTASDMGSDEEVDEDK; translated from the exons ATGAGGGTGAAACTGAATAGGTCACTGGAAGATGAAGAGTTTTGTGATGGACTTGTCCAAGCTTTATATGATGCAACCAGGGTTTTTGAACTGGCAATTAAAGAACATAAATCGTTCTCACGAATGTCCTGGTTATCAACAGCCTGGCTTGGGGTAGACCAAAATGCATGGGTGAAGGCACTGTCTTGTCAG GCTGCTGTGTACTCCTTATTGCAAGCTGCAAGTGAAATTTCATCTCAAAGTGATGGTAGAGACCGAAATGTCAATGTATTTGTTCAAAAGAG TTTGCTAAGGCTCTCTGCTCCCCTGGAGAgtttaattagagaaaaattatCAGCCAAACACCCTGAAGCATATGAATGGTTTTGGTCTGAGCAAGTACCAGCTGCAGTGACATCCTTTGTTAATAAGTTAGAAGGGGATGGACGCTTTACTGCTGCCATTGCATT GTCTGGAAAAAATATGGGTTTAAGTAGTGCAAGTGACATATCACTTCTTCTGCTTGCACTAATATGTATTGCTGCAATTGCTAAACTTGGCCCGTCAAGAGTTTCTTGTTCGCAATTCTTTTCAATGATAACAGAGATAACCAGTAGTTTGATGGACATGCTGGTTGGTTTGATTCCTGTAAGTCAATCATataattctataaaaaatattggtcTGCACAGAGAATTTCTTGTACATTTTGGTCCTCGGGCTGCCTCATGTAGAGCAAAAGAGAAGTGGGGTTCAGAAGAGGTTGTTTTCTGGGTAAATCTTGCTCAGAAGCAGCTACAGCAAGCTATTGATAAGGAGAAAATATGGTCAAGATTGACAACATCTGAAAGTATTGAG GTCTTGGAGAAGGATTTGGCTGTTTTTGGGTTCTTTATTGCTTTAGGCAGAAGCACAAGATCATTTCTTTTGACAAATGGTTTTGATACTCTAGATGATCCAATTGAAGATTTCATCAG ATATCTTATTGGAGGCAGTATTTTATACTACCCTCAGCTCTCATCCATTAGTTCATATCAATTGTACGTGGAG GTAGTTTGTGAAGAGTTGGATTGGCTTCCATTTTATCCGGGAATCACCAGCGTTACAAAACAATCTCATATGCATAGAAGTAAACAAGAAGGCCCTCCCAATGCTGAAGCAGTGCGCCAGGCTTTTGATGTTTGCTCTCATTGGATGCAGAGCTTTATTAAATACAGTACATGGCTGGAGAGCCCTTCAAATGTGAAAGCAGCTGAGTTTCTGTCGACGGG GCACAAGAAGTTGATGGAATGCATGGAAGAACTTGGGATGATTAG ggatagggCATTGGAGACTGAAGCCAAGAAAGCAGTTCTTAGACGTAGATCTACAGTTCAGTCAACTATAAAAGAGTCAGGTTCTTTTGATGAG GCATTGAAGAGTGTTGAAGAAACTGTTATAAGACTTGAAAAGTTGCTTCAAGAGTTGCATGTATCAAGCTCTAGTTCTGGAAAAGAGCATTTGAAAGCAGCCTGTTCTGACTTGGAGAAAATACGGAAACTTTGGAAAGAAGCTGAATTCCTGGAGGCATCTTTTAGAGCAAAAGCTGATTCTCTGCAAGAG GGGGTTGACAGTGGTCGGACCTACACACCAGTTGGTGAAGAGGACGAGTATATAAAAGGGAAAAGCAGAAAGAATGCTAATGTAAGGGTGGACAGGAGCAAAAg AAATGTTGGAAAATCCCGTGGATTCTGGAGCATCTTTGGACGTCCTGTCACCAAAAAGCCTGGCTTGGAGTCTGATGTGGATCCTTAT gaaaataatattgaaCTGTCTGCACCAAACCTAGGGGTTGTGGACCAAGAACCCAATGAAATCCACCGCTTTGAGCTTCTGCGAAATGAGCTAATAGAACTTGAGAAACGAGTTCAAAGAAGTGCCTATCAATCAGAAAATAATGAA GATTTACTGGTTATTGATGATGGTGCCCCATATAGCGATGATGCTGGGGGTATTCAGATGGCCAGggttgagaagaaagaaaatatccTGGAAAAATCTTTTGGCAAACTAAAAGAAACAGGAACG GATGTCTGGCAAGGAACTCAGCTTCTCGCCATTGATGTTGCTGCTGCCATGGGTTTACTTAGAAGGGCATTGATAGGGGATGAATTGACTGAGAAGGAGAGGAAAACACTTAAAAGAACCTTGACTGACATGGCTTCGGTTGTTCCTATTGGTGTTTTGATGCTTCTTCCA GTTACTGCCGTTGGGCATGCAGCAATGTTGGCTGCTATTCAGAGATATGTACCATCTCTA ATTCCATCCACTTATGCACCAGAGAGGTTGGATCTCTTGAGGCAGCTTGAGAAAGTAAAGCAAATGACAGCCAGTGATATGGGCTCAGATGAAGAAGTGGATGAAGATAAATGA
- the LOC100775395 gene encoding uncharacterized protein isoform X3: MGEGTVLSELRNRLHKFSQAAVYSLLQAASEISSQSDGRDRNVNVFVQKSLLRLSAPLESLIREKLSAKHPEAYEWFWSEQVPAAVTSFVNKLEGDGRFTAAIALSGKNMGLSSASDISLLLLALICIAAIAKLGPSRVSCSQFFSMITEITSSLMDMLVGLIPVSQSYNSIKNIGLHREFLVHFGPRAASCRAKEKWGSEEVVFWVNLAQKQLQQAIDKEKIWSRLTTSESIEVLEKDLAVFGFFIALGRSTRSFLLTNGFDTLDDPIEDFIRYLIGGSILYYPQLSSISSYQLYVEVVCEELDWLPFYPGITSVTKQSHMHRSKQEGPPNAEAVRQAFDVCSHWMQSFIKYSTWLESPSNVKAAEFLSTGHKKLMECMEELGMIRDRALETEAKKAVLRRRSTVQSTIKESGSFDEALKSVEETVIRLEKLLQELHVSSSSSGKEHLKAACSDLEKIRKLWKEAEFLEASFRAKADSLQEGVDSGRTYTPVGEEDEYIKGKSRKNANVRVDRSKRNVGKSRGFWSIFGRPVTKKPGLESDVDPYENNIELSAPNLGVVDQEPNEIHRFELLRNELIELEKRVQRSAYQSENNEDLLVIDDGAPYSDDAGGIQMARVEKKENILEKSFGKLKETGTDVWQGTQLLAIDVAAAMGLLRRALIGDELTEKERKTLKRTLTDMASVVPIGVLMLLPVTAVGHAAMLAAIQRYVPSLIPSTYAPERLDLLRQLEKVKQMTASDMGSDEEVDEDK; this comes from the exons ATGGGTGAAGGCACTGTCTTGTCAG AACTGAGAAACAGGTTGCATAAATTCTCTCAGGCTGCTGTGTACTCCTTATTGCAAGCTGCAAGTGAAATTTCATCTCAAAGTGATGGTAGAGACCGAAATGTCAATGTATTTGTTCAAAAGAG TTTGCTAAGGCTCTCTGCTCCCCTGGAGAgtttaattagagaaaaattatCAGCCAAACACCCTGAAGCATATGAATGGTTTTGGTCTGAGCAAGTACCAGCTGCAGTGACATCCTTTGTTAATAAGTTAGAAGGGGATGGACGCTTTACTGCTGCCATTGCATT GTCTGGAAAAAATATGGGTTTAAGTAGTGCAAGTGACATATCACTTCTTCTGCTTGCACTAATATGTATTGCTGCAATTGCTAAACTTGGCCCGTCAAGAGTTTCTTGTTCGCAATTCTTTTCAATGATAACAGAGATAACCAGTAGTTTGATGGACATGCTGGTTGGTTTGATTCCTGTAAGTCAATCATataattctataaaaaatattggtcTGCACAGAGAATTTCTTGTACATTTTGGTCCTCGGGCTGCCTCATGTAGAGCAAAAGAGAAGTGGGGTTCAGAAGAGGTTGTTTTCTGGGTAAATCTTGCTCAGAAGCAGCTACAGCAAGCTATTGATAAGGAGAAAATATGGTCAAGATTGACAACATCTGAAAGTATTGAG GTCTTGGAGAAGGATTTGGCTGTTTTTGGGTTCTTTATTGCTTTAGGCAGAAGCACAAGATCATTTCTTTTGACAAATGGTTTTGATACTCTAGATGATCCAATTGAAGATTTCATCAG ATATCTTATTGGAGGCAGTATTTTATACTACCCTCAGCTCTCATCCATTAGTTCATATCAATTGTACGTGGAG GTAGTTTGTGAAGAGTTGGATTGGCTTCCATTTTATCCGGGAATCACCAGCGTTACAAAACAATCTCATATGCATAGAAGTAAACAAGAAGGCCCTCCCAATGCTGAAGCAGTGCGCCAGGCTTTTGATGTTTGCTCTCATTGGATGCAGAGCTTTATTAAATACAGTACATGGCTGGAGAGCCCTTCAAATGTGAAAGCAGCTGAGTTTCTGTCGACGGG GCACAAGAAGTTGATGGAATGCATGGAAGAACTTGGGATGATTAG ggatagggCATTGGAGACTGAAGCCAAGAAAGCAGTTCTTAGACGTAGATCTACAGTTCAGTCAACTATAAAAGAGTCAGGTTCTTTTGATGAG GCATTGAAGAGTGTTGAAGAAACTGTTATAAGACTTGAAAAGTTGCTTCAAGAGTTGCATGTATCAAGCTCTAGTTCTGGAAAAGAGCATTTGAAAGCAGCCTGTTCTGACTTGGAGAAAATACGGAAACTTTGGAAAGAAGCTGAATTCCTGGAGGCATCTTTTAGAGCAAAAGCTGATTCTCTGCAAGAG GGGGTTGACAGTGGTCGGACCTACACACCAGTTGGTGAAGAGGACGAGTATATAAAAGGGAAAAGCAGAAAGAATGCTAATGTAAGGGTGGACAGGAGCAAAAg AAATGTTGGAAAATCCCGTGGATTCTGGAGCATCTTTGGACGTCCTGTCACCAAAAAGCCTGGCTTGGAGTCTGATGTGGATCCTTAT gaaaataatattgaaCTGTCTGCACCAAACCTAGGGGTTGTGGACCAAGAACCCAATGAAATCCACCGCTTTGAGCTTCTGCGAAATGAGCTAATAGAACTTGAGAAACGAGTTCAAAGAAGTGCCTATCAATCAGAAAATAATGAA GATTTACTGGTTATTGATGATGGTGCCCCATATAGCGATGATGCTGGGGGTATTCAGATGGCCAGggttgagaagaaagaaaatatccTGGAAAAATCTTTTGGCAAACTAAAAGAAACAGGAACG GATGTCTGGCAAGGAACTCAGCTTCTCGCCATTGATGTTGCTGCTGCCATGGGTTTACTTAGAAGGGCATTGATAGGGGATGAATTGACTGAGAAGGAGAGGAAAACACTTAAAAGAACCTTGACTGACATGGCTTCGGTTGTTCCTATTGGTGTTTTGATGCTTCTTCCA GTTACTGCCGTTGGGCATGCAGCAATGTTGGCTGCTATTCAGAGATATGTACCATCTCTA ATTCCATCCACTTATGCACCAGAGAGGTTGGATCTCTTGAGGCAGCTTGAGAAAGTAAAGCAAATGACAGCCAGTGATATGGGCTCAGATGAAGAAGTGGATGAAGATAAATGA